In Syngnathoides biaculeatus isolate LvHL_M chromosome 5, ASM1980259v1, whole genome shotgun sequence, the following are encoded in one genomic region:
- the LOC133501025 gene encoding myelin basic protein-like, translating to MGQRLGKRESPTDKGLSPVSKDERGQPAVTPTAEEPETHDEVFGMGETDANQNNGLISENPAVTDSTGAEGPHSAWTSASTADPDAATPRPHLARLFSRDAPGREDNTFKERPSESDELQTIQEHSGAASECGSESPEQDLD from the exons GGCTTATCACCTGTATCCAAAGATGAGAGAGGACAACCAGCAGTAACCCCAACGGCAGAAGAGCCTGAAACACACGATGAAGTCTTTG GAATGGGTGAGACAGATGCAAACCAGAACAATGGCCTCATCTCGGAGAACCCGGCGGTGACTGACTCCACAGGCGCTGAGGGCCCCCACTCAGCTTGGACCTCCGCCAGCACAGCTGACCCTGACGCTGCCACGCCGCGCCCCCATCTGGCCCGCCTCTTCTCCCGAGATGCCCCGGGCCGAGAGGACAACACCTTCAAAGAGCGGCCCTCTGAATCGGACGAGTTGCAGACTATCCAGGAGCACAGCGGGGCGGCTTCAGAGTGTGGGTCGGAGAGCCCTGAACAGGACCTAGACTAG